The following nucleotide sequence is from Chthonomonas sp..
TACGACGACGACGATCACGCACGCCACGCCGTCTGGGTTCTCGGTCTCGATCTTCGACCGAGAATGGCAAGATCAGATCGCCGCGCAGCATCTCGATATTGGATTGGACGTCCTCATGGGGGGTGGGAACTTATTCTTCGCCGCGGACAAGCGGACCGACAAGCGCGACCTCTACGCCGAGTTCGCAGCGAAGGGGTACACGGTCCTGCGCGATCGACGGTCGCTGATGGATACGACCGGTCAGAAGCTCCTCGGTATCTTTACGGACTCGCACCTCCCGTTCACGGTAGATCGAGACAATGACGCCATGCTTCGCATGAAGACGCCTACATTGGCGGAGATGACAAGGAAGGCGCTCGCCGCGCTGGACGGAAGTTCCGAAGGGTTCTTGCTCCAAGTCGAAGGAGGCCGAGTTGATCATGGCAACCACGCCAACGATCTCCCCGCCGCCATCTTCGATCAGATTGCGTTCGAAGAGGCGCTGAAAGTCGTCATGGACTTCGCCCGTGAAGACGGCGAGACGCTCGTGGTCATCACCGCTGACCACGCCTGTGGCGGGCTCGCGTTGAACGGCGCGGGATACGAGTACTTCGATGCCACTGCGGGCCTTGAGACGCTCGCCGGGATGAAGTCAAGCTACGCTCCGCTGCTGGTTTCGCTCGGATTGCAGCCGACTCCCGCGAAGGTCCGTGATGTGGTCGAGGACAAGCTCGGTCTCAAGTTGAGCAGTGAAGAGGCGCAAGCGTTCCGGGATACGCTCGACGGCAAGTCTCCGTTCAAGCTCGCTTCGCTGTACAGCTCGACGACCAGCTCGGTGGCGCTGCTGCTTGGCAACCACTCGAAGGTGAATTTCACGAGCGGGAACCACACGAACGATCATGTGCTTCTGAGCGCGTTCGGCCCGGGCTGCGAGCACTTCCATGGTCTGACGAAGAACGTTGAGGTCTACTCGATCTTGACCGGGTTACGTGGAATCGCCCACAACAACCCGAGCCTGGACTTTGAGTCTTCCAAGAAGCTCATGCAGACGACCGCGGTGCTCGATCCCTCTCACGGATGCTGCGACGAAGAGTGTCCGTTCGAGGTTTATGCCCGCGGGGACCTGGAAGCGCTGGCCGCGATGGTCGGTTAGGCGGCCAATGCCTTGACTGCACCGATGATCTCGACGTCTGCCCGTGCCGCGACCTCATTGTAGGCGAGGACGGAAAGCGTTGGCAGGTAACGGGAGACCACGCGTGAGAGCGGGAGTCGCAGGTTCGTGTTGCAAAGCAGCACGGGGTTCATCCCTTGGGCGACGGCGCGATCGGACTCCTCGCGGAGCTGGTCGAGGACCCGTTGTTGTTCCACTGGATCGAGCGCGAGGACCGCGCCCATACTTGTCTGCTGCAAGGCTTCTTGGAGAGCGCGTTCCAGCGCGGGCTCCAGGGTTAGACAGTAAAGTCTGTTGTCTTGGTCGATGACCTGACGCGTGATGGTCCGGTTGATGGCCGCGCGGACCAGTTCGCCGAGTTGATCGGGATCCTTGACGCGGCTTGCAAAATCGGCAAGGGTTTCGAGGATGGTCACCATGTCGCGGACAGGAACCCGCTCGCGGAGCAGATGCTGTAGGACTTTCTGCACATCGCCGACGGTCATCTGGCTGGGGATGAGTTCCTCGACGACCGCGGCGTTATGTGCCTTTGCGTTCTCGACCAAATTCATCACGTCCTGGCGACTGAGCAATTCGGCGGCGTGGCTTTTCACAACTTCGCTGAGGTGAGTGGCCATCATTGCGGTCGGTTCGACGACGGTATACCCCTCTATTTCTGCTTGATCACGCAGCCCGGCATCGATCCAAAGCGCATCAAGGCCGAATACTGGCTCTTGGCAAGGCTGTCCGATGAGCGCGACTCCGCCAGATCCAATGGCCAGCAGACGATCGGGGTCGATGGTGGCCCGGGCGATCTCTTCGCCGCGCACCTTGATGACGTATTCGTTCGCACTCAGTGCGACACTATCGCGAATGCGGACGCTGGGCATCACGAAGCCAAGTTCGGTTGCCACTTGGCGGCGAGTTGCCGTCACTCGGTCAGGCAGGTCGCCTCCCGATTTCGGATCGGCCAGGCGCGTAATGCCGTATCCAACTTCAAATTCGAGCGCATCGACACCGAGCAGGGGCATGATGGTCTCCGGCGCGCCGGGGTTACCAGCGACCGCGGCCGCGGCAGCCAACTGTCGGGCGGTCTGCGGTTCCTCTTTTGGAGCAAGCTGCTTCGTGATCGCCGCACCGTGCTGATTGGCCAGTCGGCTCAGGGCGAGAAGTCCGCCGCCTGCACCAAGGAATATGAATGCGGGGAAGCCGGGGATGAAGGCAAATGTGCACAGCGTGAAGCCCGCCGCCATGAGCGCGCGAGGCTGCCCGAGCAACTGGCTCAGCAACTCGCTACCCATATGCCGCTCTTGACCGGCGCGGGTGACCAGCAGACCGCTTGCGGTCGAGATGAGCAGAGCGGGGATTTGCGAGACGAGACCTTCGCCTACCGACAGCAGCGCGTACGTCTGCAGAATGGTCAGAGCGTCGCCTTCGCCGCGCATGAATCCGACCACGAAGCCGCCGATGATGTTGACGATGATGATGAGGACGCTGGCGATGGCGTCGCCCTTGACAAACTTACTCGCGCCGTCCATCGCACCGTAGAAATCGGCTTCGCGCTTGACTGCCTTGCGGCGTTCCTTCGCCTCGACTTCATCGATCAGACCGGCAGCGAGGTCGGCGTCGATCGCCATCTGCTTACCGGGCATGGCGTCCAAGGTAAATCGAGCAGTGACTTCGCTCACGCGTCCGGCACCATTCGTGATGACGATGAACTGAACGATCATGAGGATACAGAACGCGACAAACCCAACGAAGAAGTCGCCTCCCATAACCAGGTTGCCAAAGGTTTCGATGACGTGCCCCGCTTCACCTGTTCCCAGGATCAGTTTGGTAGCGGCAAAGCTGAGCGCAAGTCGCTGGAGCGTTGTCAGTAGCAGCATCGAAGGGAAGACGCTGAACTTCAGCGGGTCGTCTACGTTCACCGAAGCGAGCAGAATGATGACGGCAGCGGCCATCGAGACAACCAACCCGAGGTCAAGCACCCAATGGGGCAGGGGGATGATCAGCATGGCGATCATCAGCATGAGCGCTGCGCCAAGCATCAAGTCGGTCTGACGTAAGATCCGGTTGAGCAACTGCATAAGTCAAAGGCCCATGTGGGGCTATTCGGAATCATTGGTACTTATACGGGTTCGCTCAGGGTCAAATGAACGAAAAGCGCCCCTGCTCCGAAGTGCAGGGGCGCTAGACGATGGTCAGGTCGAGGGCGGTTAGGCCTTCTTGCGGCGTCGGGCGACGAGCGCCAGTGCGCCGAGGCCCATGGTAATCCAAGTGCCGGGCTCAGGTACGACGTGAACGTTGAACGCCTGGACACCGTTGTTGGTGGTCAGTGCGTACAGGGTCAGGTCATAACCCTGGGCGGCCGGAGTGACCGCGCCCCACTTGACTTCCCCGGACTGGTTAAGGTTGCCGTTGATCACGGTTCCAAGAGGTACCGCACGAGCCGACACGACCGTACCGAGGGAAGCAGGATTCGATGCGTCGAAGATGCGGACGACCATCGCGCCATCGTTGACTGCGGCCGTGCTACCCGAGAACAGGTCGATCGAAGCCAGGAGCTTGCAGTTGCCGACTTGGATGTAGTCGACTGCGCGCTGGTTGCCCGTCATACCGGTGGAAACGACCTGGTTGGCGCTGTTCGTGGTAAGGTCAATCGAGCTCGCGAAGCGGAAACCCTGATCGCCAATACCGACTAACGAGTTGGGGGTCACGAAGGTGTTGCCCAGCCGGAAGCCGAGGTCGCCGGGCAAGGCTGGCGAGAACGTGTTGATGCTGTTGACGTTTAGTCCGCCCGCACCATTGTCGGTGAAGATCGCGAAGCCGCGCTCGCCAGTCTGTGCTGCGACCGACGAGTTCGCGTATCCCGCGACGAGGCGCGTGTTTGCGCCCGTACCGATCAGGTCAAGCGTGTCGCCAAGTCGGAATCCATTGCCAGCAAGAAGGACAGGATCCGGAACAAGGCCGTTATAGACGACCGTCGGAGCGGAACCCGGCGATGTCCACTTGTAGATCTTGTACGTGGACGTCCCAGCGTTATTCGTTGTCAAATTTGAGGCGTATGTGGTGCCGTCTGCCGCGATGGCGACCTTGCTGAACCCAAACGTACCGCCGCTGACGCCGGTCATGTCGTAGTTCCCCTCGTAGGCGCCCGTGATCGCGTTGTGAATCTTCAGGGCTGCGGTGCCAGCTGCCGATCGGTCAGCAATGACGACCTTATTGGTGGCGGCGTTGTAGGCCATGCCACGGATTCGGTCGCCGGTTGGGTTTGCAGTGTAGCCGTGCTCACTATTCTCAAGCCAGCCGTTTGCAAGACCGCCCGCACCGAACGTAGCCATCGGGTTGAACGAGGTAACCGGGCTCGCGTTGGCAGCAACCGCCACCGCGACCAAGCCAAAAATGCTCAGTTTTCGCATATTAATTCTCCTTTCTTCCATAACAACGTGTGCAGCAAAAAAGACACTGACAACATCGTCATTGATCTATCGCAAGATTAGGACCAGTTTGTGACGCCGAATCAGAGAACTTGCGTACGTCAGGTAATCGTGCGAGTCGGAATGCATCAAATGGCGTCCGAATCCCGTATAGTCATTCAACCTCGAGGCACTATGATTAAAAAACTTCTCGCTCTTTCCGTTCTCTGCGCTTGCTCGCTCGCTTTCACTGGGTGTGGCAACAAAGGCACTGACACCGCTTCTAGCTCGACCACGACCGAAGTGAAGACGCCAGGTGCAACCGGAGCTGTAGAGCCCGTGGCGTACACGAACGCCGAAGGGAAGCTGCTCTGCCCCGTGATGGGTACCGTGGTCGAGAGCCCGGAGAAGGCCGTTGGTCACCAGGACTACGAAGGGAAGCGCTACTACTTCTGCTGTGGCGGCTGCCCGGAGAAGTTCAAGGCCGACCCTGCCAAGTACGCCAAGAAGTAAAGGCTGGGAGTACACTAGCCCAAGTCATGCCGAAGCGAATCGAGACGGTCGTTCTTCACGATAGCGCGACACCCGTTCTTGGAGACATCCAGAAGGGCGGGAGTGTCATCGTCACCAGCCTTGACACGCTGGTCAGCCAGGCTAGGGCGCATGCGCTCTGGCCGCTTACCTTCGGTTTGGCGTGCTGCGCCATCGAAATGATGTGCACAGTGGCCTCACGATTCGACTTGGCCCGATTCGGGTCGGAAGCATTCCGAGCCACCCCGCGCCAGGCCGACGTCATGATCATCGCCGGTCGGTTGAGCAAGAAGATGGCGCCGGTGCTCCGACAGATCTACGACCAGATGCCCGAACCCAAGTGGGTGATCAGCATGGGGGCGTGCGCCTCCTCGGGCGGGGTCTACAACAACTATGCAATCGTACAGGGGGCCGACCAAGTCGTTCCCGTCGATGTGTACGTCCCGGGTTGCCCGCCATCGCCCGACGCCCTCATCTATGCGGTTTTGAAGCTGCAGCAGAAGATCAAGGGCCAGAAGCCGCGGTCTCTCAAGGAGCTTCGACTCATCGAAGTCAACCCGCGTACGCTGGACGAGGTGCGGGCATGAGCGTTTCACTTCTGCGCGACGTCGTCAAGCCGATTGCCACCGGATTTGGGATCACCTTCAAGCGGCTCAAAAAGGACAAAGTCACGGTTCAGTACCCGGACGAGTTGCGCGAGCAATACCCGCGGACCCGCTGGCGACACTATCTGACGCGCTACGACAGTGGCCTGGAGCGGTGTATCGGCTGTTCGCTGTGTGCCGGTGCCTGCCCGGCGCGATGCATCTACGTTGAGGCAGCGGAGAACACAGAAGCCGAGCGCTACTCACCCGGCGAGCGTTACGCCACCCGCTACGAGATCAACATGCTCCGATGCAT
It contains:
- the nuoI gene encoding NADH-quinone oxidoreductase subunit NuoI; this translates as MSVSLLRDVVKPIATGFGITFKRLKKDKVTVQYPDELREQYPRTRWRHYLTRYDSGLERCIGCSLCAGACPARCIYVEAAENTEAERYSPGERYATRYEINMLRCIFCGYCQDACPTGAIVLRKDFELANYKREQFIFTKDMLLEEYPDQNLEAYRSKISGAEAAIYRG
- a CDS encoding DUF4623 domain-containing protein, with the translated sequence MRKLSIFGLVAVAVAANASPVTSFNPMATFGAGGLANGWLENSEHGYTANPTGDRIRGMAYNAATNKVVIADRSAAGTAALKIHNAITGAYEGNYDMTGVSGGTFGFSKVAIAADGTTYASNLTTNNAGTSTYKIYKWTSPGSAPTVVYNGLVPDPVLLAGNGFRLGDTLDLIGTGANTRLVAGYANSSVAAQTGERGFAIFTDNGAGGLNVNSINTFSPALPGDLGFRLGNTFVTPNSLVGIGDQGFRFASSIDLTTNSANQVVSTGMTGNQRAVDYIQVGNCKLLASIDLFSGSTAAVNDGAMVVRIFDASNPASLGTVVSARAVPLGTVINGNLNQSGEVKWGAVTPAAQGYDLTLYALTTNNGVQAFNVHVVPEPGTWITMGLGALALVARRRKKA
- the flhA gene encoding flagellar biosynthesis protein FlhA, which codes for MQLLNRILRQTDLMLGAALMLMIAMLIIPLPHWVLDLGLVVSMAAAVIILLASVNVDDPLKFSVFPSMLLLTTLQRLALSFAATKLILGTGEAGHVIETFGNLVMGGDFFVGFVAFCILMIVQFIVITNGAGRVSEVTARFTLDAMPGKQMAIDADLAAGLIDEVEAKERRKAVKREADFYGAMDGASKFVKGDAIASVLIIIVNIIGGFVVGFMRGEGDALTILQTYALLSVGEGLVSQIPALLISTASGLLVTRAGQERHMGSELLSQLLGQPRALMAAGFTLCTFAFIPGFPAFIFLGAGGGLLALSRLANQHGAAITKQLAPKEEPQTARQLAAAAAVAGNPGAPETIMPLLGVDALEFEVGYGITRLADPKSGGDLPDRVTATRRQVATELGFVMPSVRIRDSVALSANEYVIKVRGEEIARATIDPDRLLAIGSGGVALIGQPCQEPVFGLDALWIDAGLRDQAEIEGYTVVEPTAMMATHLSEVVKSHAAELLSRQDVMNLVENAKAHNAAVVEELIPSQMTVGDVQKVLQHLLRERVPVRDMVTILETLADFASRVKDPDQLGELVRAAINRTITRQVIDQDNRLYCLTLEPALERALQEALQQTSMGAVLALDPVEQQRVLDQLREESDRAVAQGMNPVLLCNTNLRLPLSRVVSRYLPTLSVLAYNEVAARADVEIIGAVKALAA
- a CDS encoding alkaline phosphatase, with product MELTRRSLLGAGLAGIGLSALGIPALVTAKPTSSRKRPTNIIFCVSDGMPISVPTIADVYQQRVLGKKGYWMSLIEDPEVVTGVQDTHSLSSVVTDSAAAAAAWGSGVYHWNGQINMLADKRPLEPIGRLMKKAGMRVGLVTTTTITHATPSGFSVSIFDREWQDQIAAQHLDIGLDVLMGGGNLFFAADKRTDKRDLYAEFAAKGYTVLRDRRSLMDTTGQKLLGIFTDSHLPFTVDRDNDAMLRMKTPTLAEMTRKALAALDGSSEGFLLQVEGGRVDHGNHANDLPAAIFDQIAFEEALKVVMDFAREDGETLVVITADHACGGLALNGAGYEYFDATAGLETLAGMKSSYAPLLVSLGLQPTPAKVRDVVEDKLGLKLSSEEAQAFRDTLDGKSPFKLASLYSSTTSSVALLLGNHSKVNFTSGNHTNDHVLLSAFGPGCEHFHGLTKNVEVYSILTGLRGIAHNNPSLDFESSKKLMQTTAVLDPSHGCCDEECPFEVYARGDLEALAAMVG
- a CDS encoding NADH-quinone oxidoreductase subunit B: MPKRIETVVLHDSATPVLGDIQKGGSVIVTSLDTLVSQARAHALWPLTFGLACCAIEMMCTVASRFDLARFGSEAFRATPRQADVMIIAGRLSKKMAPVLRQIYDQMPEPKWVISMGACASSGGVYNNYAIVQGADQVVPVDVYVPGCPPSPDALIYAVLKLQQKIKGQKPRSLKELRLIEVNPRTLDEVRA
- a CDS encoding YHS domain-containing protein, translated to MIKKLLALSVLCACSLAFTGCGNKGTDTASSSTTTEVKTPGATGAVEPVAYTNAEGKLLCPVMGTVVESPEKAVGHQDYEGKRYYFCCGGCPEKFKADPAKYAKK